From the Saccharomyces paradoxus chromosome XIV, complete sequence genome, one window contains:
- the SLZ1 gene encoding Slz1p (Sporulation-specific protein with a leucine zipper motif~similar to YNL196C), with product MNKVDQVIGYKKYEVKLPKDRQITKNRSKGGNVEQNDIKRERDNMRTFGEERKKFLEKMTKNKRKSTSRKDKEKPKETERENYKREDKKLKEQKKLSISREFRFKEPHLAAINQSTAAKNLKSKPQPGLDFDVDHQTEDKIMIDQAVQTSSPLNVQLSELFNDNILNVPKDSRFVLQDTEFTSWERRWSNCSTTSNATTVSSVPDPKNNINYRDLPSFNSIVLITQDHNIFASSNNQRDGAKKLLQQEMEYSNKVKSITLGLEALCMDEKLIPDAEIIGRQASRWSEFPTCCDQALI from the coding sequence ATGAATAAAGTAGATCAAGTCATTGGTTACAAAAAGTACGAGGTAAAACTCCCCAAAGACCGACAGATAACGAAGAACAGATCAAAAGGTGGAAATGTTGAGCAAAATGACATTAAAAGGGAGAGGGATAATATGAGAACCTTtggtgaagaaagaaagaagtttttagagaaaatgactaaaaacaaaaggaaaagtacaagcagaaaagataaagaaaagccAAAAGAGACGGAAAGGGAAAACTACAAAAGAGAAGACAAGAAGTTAAAAGAACAGAAGAAACTGTCAATATCAAGAGAATTCCGTTTCAAAGAACCGCATTTGGCAGCCATTAATCAAAGCACGGCAGCTAAAAATCTTAAATCCAAACCTCAACCTGGACTAGATTTTGACGTAGACCATCAAACCGAGgacaaaataatgatagATCAGGCTGTACAAACATCTAGTCCTTTGAATGTCCAACTGTCGGAACTGTTCAACGATAATATCCTCAACGTCCCTAAAGATAGTAGGTTTGTTCTCCAAGACACAGAGTTCACCTCCTGGGAACGTCGTTGGTCGAACTGCAGCACGACCAGTAATGCGACTACAGTTTCATCAGTTCCTGACCccaaaaacaatatcaaCTACAGGGATCTACCTTCCTTCAATTCAATAGTGCTAATTACCCAAGATCATAACATCTTTGCGTCATCTAATAATCAGCGTGACGGAGCTAAAAAACTACTACAGCAAGAGATGGAGTACTCAAATAAGGTCAAGAGTATCACCCTCGGGCTCGAAGCACTTTGTATGGATGAAAAACTAATTCCAGATGCAGAAATAATCGGCCGACAAGCGTCGCGCTGGTCAGAGTTTCCCACTTGCTGTGACCAAGCTCTTATTTAG
- a CDS encoding uncharacterized protein (similar to YNL195C): MLGLGQSAQAYSSDDTLNMNQTKDKMHEVPVYGRASDIKYPHRGEHVSPHEQHSGLLPSECPGPTLNTGAGRIGIPGCGKVINKVVSDHGNNARSSLANFDSSKMTEARMNSKNVPIGCQDTSIPHFNGPIDQHIPGAGSPQSKPHHIEAWNSVSSRRSDNNDQEMMDPQAAPLDRYNEHMVRDETSGASASSYTAHVRGYPANVPPVNQKTGGGKNCEYGMNDRYNVPRNQIRNETNPSINLPNPADPNIPNPKNKVLNS; encoded by the coding sequence ATGCTAGGGTTGGGCCAATCCGCTCAAGCATATTCCAGTGATGATACTCTCAATATGAACCAGACAAAGGATAAAATGCACGAGGTTCCAGTATACGGCAGGGCGAGCGATATCAAATACCCTCATCGTGGTGAGCACGTTTCACCTCACGAACAGCACTCCGGGCTATTGCCAAGTGAGTGTCCAGGGCCTACTTTAAACACTGGTGCAGGTAGAATTGGCATCCCAGGTTGTGGCAAAGTCATAAATAAAGTGGTCAGTGACCATGGTAATAACGCTAGATCTTCGTTAGCCAATTTTGATTCGAGCAAAATGACTGAGGCAAGAATGAACAGCAAGAACGTGCCTATTGGTTGTCAAGATACATCTATTCCGCATTTCAACGGACCTATTGATCAACATATTCCAGGTGCAGGTTCACCTCAAAGTAAACCTCATCACATCGAGGCATGGAACAGTGTGTCTTCTCGCCGTTCCGATAATAACGACCAAGAAATGATGGATCCCCAGGCCGCTCCTTTGGACAGATACAATGAGCACATGGTGAGAGACGAAACGAGCGGTGCCTCTGCTTCCTCCTACACTGCTCATGTGCGCGGATATCCGGCCAATGTTCCTCCTGTCAACCAGAAAACTGGGGGTGGAAAAAACTGCGAGTATGGAATGAATGATCGGTACAATGTCCCAAGAAACCAAATCAGAAATGAGACTAATCCTTCGATCAACCTTCCAAACCCCGCTGATCCTAATATTCCTAACCCCAAGAATAAGGTCTTGAATagttag
- a CDS encoding uncharacterized protein (Integral membrane protein~similar to YNL194C), whose amino-acid sequence MSYKKFVYFINLFFLLGATLLTFFLILAGGRNTGVLKNFYWFQASTSGFNSAPSITRWYNYNWCGWESRGVAVNCSSKMAAQPFSPRDNFGSSPLMPSTFLNNRNTYYYLSRVGWAMLLIALFFLLITLVSVIASLIRYNRPTASLATAMSWITLFFMTLSACLYTGCYAKAVKAFHHENRDARLGPKNFGLIWTTVFLLIVNAICSTIMLAAHKRNEYIYDRSFASTKTVDSQTPTPVPSNGGVPSSVPVTEVQQPQSHHNGRFFKKLRAKKRTVTSTGDEPDRVQEEHIYTEQNVPVVS is encoded by the coding sequence ATGTCTTACAAAAAGTTTGTGTACTTTATTAACCTCTTCTTTCTACTAGGTGCTACATTgttgacattttttttgatactAGCGGGTGGAAGAAACACAGGagtgttgaaaaatttctacTGGTTCCAGGCATCCACTTCAGGCTTTAACTCGGCGCCCTCCATAACCAGATGGTACAATTATAATTGGTGCGGCTGGGAGAGTCGCGGGGTAGCCGTAAACTGCTCTTCTAAAATGGCGGCTCAGCCATTTTCACCAAGGGACAACTTTGGCAGCTCCCCTCTTATGCCTTCGACTTTCTTAAACAACAGAAACACTTACTATTACCTTTCAAGGGTAGGCTGGGCAATGCTTTTAATCGCgctcttctttttactgATCACATTAGTTTCAGTTATTGCCAGCTTGATCAGATATAATAGGCCCACTGCCTCATTGGCAACTGCTATGAGCTGGATTACGCTTTTCTTCATGACCCTTTCCGCTTGTCTGTACACGGGATGTTACGCCAAGGCAGTAAAGGCATTTCACCATGAAAACCGCGATGCTAGGCTAGGTCCCAAGAATTTTGGGCTTATTTGGACTACAGTATTTCTGTTAATTGTAAACGCCATTTGCTCTACTATAATGCTGGCTGCTCACAAAAGAAACGAGTACATTTATGACCGCAGTTTCGCTTCTACCAAGACGGTAGACTCACAGACTCCTACCCCAGTTCCATCAAATGGAGGAGTACCTTCCTCGGTACCTGTAACAGAGGTCCAACAGCCCCAATCCCATCATAATGGCAGgttcttcaagaaattgagaGCAAAAAAGAGAACTGTCACTAGCACAGGCGATGAACCAGACCGGGTTCAAGAAGAACACATCTACACCGAGCAAAATGTTCCTGTTGTATCATAG